AGCCTCTTTTATGGTGTCGTAGTTTTCAATAATCCCATTATGAATTATTGCTAGCTTTTTATTTTGCGAATAATGTGGGTGAGCATTTACATCGTTTGGCACACCATGTGTAGCCCAACGTGTATGACCGATTCCAACACTACTTTGTATGTCTTTTCCTTCGCAGTAAGATTCTAAATCGGCAACCTTACCCTGTTTTTTATAAGTCGTTAAACCAGAATCATTGATGAGTGCAATTCCCACACTATCATATCCTCTATATTCTAGTCTTTGTAACCCTTTTATAAGTATCGGATACGCTTGTCTATGCCCTAAATAACCAACTATTCCACACATTTAAAACTCTGTATAAATTATATTAATATCAACGTCTTGACTGATTTCTGTACGGTTGGCATTTACAGCTTCTCCGGCTGAAACAAGCACTAATGTGCTATCAGTATATGTTCCATTTATCAAATCAAGCATGTATTTTGAAATATTGAATACGTATTGATTATTCTCCAGAACCCCACCAAAATGGGCTTGCCCTTCTAAAATATCAGAAAGGAAATACGTTGTCCCTGTTGAGTCCATTCGCACCAATGATAATGAAGGGTGTGATGGATTTAAATCTGAATTGTTTTCAGCAGAAAAAGAAATAAGAGCTTGATTTATTACTTTGTTTTCTAATTCTTGCCTTAGTGAGCTCAAATTGTTGAATGTAAGATGCAATTCTGTTCCACCCATAGACTGAACGCCATATAAATTATCCAAATCGATATTTTCCTCAGTCTCGAAATGATTGATACGTGCAGCACTTGAGCCTATCAATAAATCATAAGATAAAGTATCATTGTAGTATATAGTTAGTTTAGAGCCTGCATCCTTCAAATTAAAGTAAAGAATTGAGGATGAAATATTATCAGAGGTAGATATTTTAAGTCCTTTGAAAAACGATAAAAAAGCCAGATTATCGACAAGATTATCCGTGCCAGCATCTAAAATCATTTGACCTATTTGATTGACATTTATTTTCAAAGACCGTTGCCCAACTGTATCGCCCTCCGCAAAAACACGAGTATTTGGTCGCGGCAAAAATGAATATTCTAATGGAGTGCTAAACGGACTAGCGGTTAAAACTTCATTGGAATAGTAGCTAGAATCAAAATCTATTGGCTCGTCTAATTGCTCAATTTTAATGCCCATTTCTATTGTGGTATCTCCATAGTATGAAGAATATACAAGGTTTAGAACTGCTGAATCGAGAACAGGGTTTGAACCGAAATCAACGGCATTCTGACTTAAAAGCAACTGAGTAGAAAAAGAGGCGCTTACATCCTTGAAATTAGACGATTCATAATTGCCTAATAGAGCTACTAAAGGTTCGTCTGTTCGCACAGAATCAGCAGATTTTGTGGTTAAACTAAATGGGTTGGAATCATCAAGAGATGAAATGCTAATCTTATCACTTTCTGGCTGAACTTCTAAACCAATTACTTGCGGGTCTGTACAAGAAGCAATGAGTAGTGTGACAAGGGAGAATAAAAAAAGATGTTTCATGAAAAACGGTTCGTTTGTTTAAGAGTATACGTCAACCTCTTCCAACAATTCATCGTACAAATTGTTGTAAGGTTCTATGCAAGCCTCATTATCGTGATGAGTCAGCACATATTTTCCTGAATCAACTATGAATTTATTTAAGCTTTCATCAAGACCGTCACTACCCATAATGATAGCGTCAGCATATTGAACTCC
The sequence above is a segment of the Flavobacteriales bacterium genome. Coding sequences within it:
- a CDS encoding DUF4270 family protein, encoding MKHLFLFSLVTLLIASCTDPQVIGLEVQPESDKISISSLDDSNPFSLTTKSADSVRTDEPLVALLGNYESSNFKDVSASFSTQLLLSQNAVDFGSNPVLDSAVLNLVYSSYYGDTTIEMGIKIEQLDEPIDFDSSYYSNEVLTASPFSTPLEYSFLPRPNTRVFAEGDTVGQRSLKINVNQIGQMILDAGTDNLVDNLAFLSFFKGLKISTSDNISSSILYFNLKDAGSKLTIYYNDTLSYDLLIGSSAARINHFETEENIDLDNLYGVQSMGGTELHLTFNNLSSLRQELENKVINQALISFSAENNSDLNPSHPSLSLVRMDSTGTTYFLSDILEGQAHFGGVLENNQYVFNISKYMLDLINGTYTDSTLVLVSAGEAVNANRTEISQDVDINIIYTEF